CCTGTGCTCACATACTGCCCTTCCGCAACAGAAAGATCTTTCAACTCGCCGTAAGATGCGCTGTATCCATTTCCCAGATCCATTGTAACCATGGTTCCAGTCTGCGCCGACTGCTCAATTCCTGTAATCAATCCCTCCGCAGACGCATAGATCGGCTCTCCCTCCTGTCCGCCTATAATCAGCGCCGGGTTATACCGATACTGATCTAATGTAGGAAAATATGTGGTCTTGTCCATACTGTAATTAATCAGAACGCTGCCGCTTGCCGGCCATTCAATCAGGCTGTTTTCCGAAAACGACAGCGTTCTTGCTCTCTCAGACTGGGTTGCCTGAAGTTCTCCGCTCTGATCCGCTGCTTCCTCCTGTGTTTCCTCCGTCTGACCCTCTCCGCTATTTCCCTGCGTTTCTGTCTTTTCTTCCGGCAAAAGAATGTCTTCCGTATTTGCCTGCTGGCTTTCTTCCAGTTTTGCCTGTTGTTCCTGAATCTTTTTCTGGCTGTTCCTGATCGACCCGATTCCGGTCCATACGATCACTGCCACAAAACAAATCCCGATTCCTGCTGTCCATGCTCTTTTTCTTATATTTGCTGGCCCTTTGTCTTGATTCATATTCATCACCTCTGGTACTATTTTTGCCAGAAAACAAAGGCCTTATTCTATCCTTATCGCTTTTTACTCTTTTTTCTGCGGTAGATCGCAAATCTCTTCTTTTTCTTCAATCTTGGTTCCCTCAAAAAAATAATTTAAAATCTCTTCGCAGCTTTTTCCCTCTTTCGCCATTTCCTGCGCCGTCCACTGACTCAATCCCAGGCCATGTCCATTCCCCATCGTTACAATCTTTAAACGGTCCTCTTCCCCCTTCTGAAATTCGAATGCACTGGACGCCAACCCTAAAAAATTGCGAAACTGCTCCCCGCTCATGGAAGTTCCGCATATCTTCACCCGACGAACATATCCGCTTTCTTCCTTTTCTTCTATTATAAAATCCTCATACTGCAATTTTCTCTCTGCCTCTTCTTTTGGCACTGCCTCCAGAATCGTCTGGCACTTTTTTCGGACTTCAGCATAAGACATCTCGTAAAGATGCATCTCCTGTGTCGCTTCCTTATCAAGCGGACATTCCCTCGAAACCAGATAAGGTGCCTCTTCTGTCCCAAAGAGTTCCGCTCCATCCTTTGTCTGTCCGCTGCTTGACTGATGAAAGGGAGTCCTCGCATAAGTTCCCTGATAAATTAAGACCTGCCCCTTTGTTTCCCGGATTGCTTTTTCCAGTCTCCATTTCCACTCCTGCGTATAAATGCCCCACTTTTCTTTCAGCTTTTTTTCCGTCCAATAAGGCGTGGTAAACACCCCTGTCTCACTCTCTTCCCATTCCCTGCAAAGTGCAGTTCGAAGTAAGATTGTCTGCGCTTTCAACGCCTCCGGTT
This window of the Mediterraneibacter butyricigenes genome carries:
- a CDS encoding M23 family metallopeptidase, which gives rise to MNQDKGPANIRKRAWTAGIGICFVAVIVWTGIGSIRNSQKKIQEQQAKLEESQQANTEDILLPEEKTETQGNSGEGQTEETQEEAADQSGELQATQSERARTLSFSENSLIEWPASGSVLINYSMDKTTYFPTLDQYRYNPALIIGGQEGEPIYASAEGLITGIEQSAQTGTMVTMDLGNGYSASYGELKDLSVAEGQYVSTGDLIGYLSQPTKYYSVEGVNLYFEMEKDGNPVNPMDFMEQ
- a CDS encoding SpoIID/LytB domain-containing protein produces the protein MWHQKFRQMLKIGFSFFCILILLPYIVTIFFQGKDGSVLGERGNSYIKYQADGESKEVLWTDYMMGVLAQELPGKMEPEALKAQTILLRTALCREWEESETGVFTTPYWTEKKLKEKWGIYTQEWKWRLEKAIRETKGQVLIYQGTYARTPFHQSSSGQTKDGAELFGTEEAPYLVSRECPLDKEATQEMHLYEMSYAEVRKKCQTILEAVPKEEAERKLQYEDFIIEEKEESGYVRRVKICGTSMSGEQFRNFLGLASSAFEFQKGEEDRLKIVTMGNGHGLGLSQWTAQEMAKEGKSCEEILNYFFEGTKIEEKEEICDLPQKKE